From Coffea arabica cultivar ET-39 chromosome 2e, Coffea Arabica ET-39 HiFi, whole genome shotgun sequence, the proteins below share one genomic window:
- the LOC113731578 gene encoding transcription factor bHLH25-like: protein MEIYNFRSLGELGMDHGFSNHWSMSSLDELSTISSLAAPYHDNLHMHSSQPMFSQKHSMEMSLNDANRPMKQQKTSSWSSSNSDHLSNANFHVVNSSIYSDQVATVKPKEETMSSVTMSFSPDMIVSHGSYDQNQNYVFKASQGAKRVSTNARLTQAQDHIMAERKRREKLSQRFIALSALVPGLKKMDKASVLGDAIKYLKQLQEKVKTLEEEARKNSMERVVYVSKYTLCDDGHEDSSSDENFCDEPLPEVEAKFCNKEVLIRVHCEKRKGIQEKTIAEIEKLPLSVINNSAMTFGGSTLDITVTAKMEEEFAMPIKDLVKHLRSELKKFM from the exons ATGGAAATCTATAACTTCAGAAGTTTAGGAGAATTG GGAATGGACCATGGTTTTAGCAATCACTGGTCCATGAGTTCTCTGGACGAGCTTAGCACAATATCGTCCTTGGCTGCCCCATACCATGATAATCTACACATGCATTCTTCTCAACCCATGTTCAGCCAGAAACACTCCATGGAAATGTCTCTAAATGATGCTAATAGGCCGATGAAGCAGCAAAAGACTAGCAGCTGGAGCTCCTCCAACAGTGATCATTTATCAAATGCCAACTTTCATGTGGTCAATTCATCAATTTACAGTGATCAAGTTGCCACGGTGAAACCTAAGGAGGAAACCATGTCTTCTGTTACTATGAGCTTTTCCCCTGACATGATAGTTTCCCATGGTTCATACGATCAAAACCAAAATTACGTGTTCAAGGCTTCACAAGGAGCTAAAAGGGTTAGCACAAATGCTAGGCTAACTCAAGCTCAAGATCACATCATGGCTGAGAGGAAGCGCCGTGAAAAGCTCAGCCAAAGATTCATAGCTTTATCTGCTCTAGTGCCTGGACTTAAAAAG ATGGACAAGGCTTCTGTTCTGGGAGATGCTATAAAGTACTTGAAACAACTCCAGGAGAAAGTAAAAACCCTTGAGGAGGAAGCAAGAAAGAATTCAATGGAAAGAGTGGTGTATGTTAGTAAGTACACACTTTGTGATGATGGTCATGAGGATTCTTCCTCAGATGAAAACTTTTGTGATGAGCCCCTACCGGAAGTAGAAGCAAAATTTTGCAACAAAGAAGTCCTCATTAGGGTTCActgtgagaaaagaaaaggaattcaGGAGAAAACCATAGCTGAAATTGAGAAACTGCCTCTATCGGTCATCAACAACAGTGCCATGACATTTGGAGGCTCAACTCTTGACATTACCGTTACAGCTAAG ATGGAGGAAGAATTCGCCATGCCAATTAAGGATCTCGTGAAACATTTACGCTCAGAGCTCAAAAAGTTCATGTGA